One region of Olleya sp. Hel_I_94 genomic DNA includes:
- a CDS encoding HAD family hydrolase, with protein MIKTLIFDFGDVFINLDKEGAMTNALELFDVDELSEEIVAFNSFYEQGLIDTNEFIDFYMGNFPKLSKQQIVEAWNYIICDFPVKRLEFIQQLAKDKKYNLILLSNTNELHIDCIKNQVSFYDEFKNAFDKFYLSHEIQLRKPNKDIFQFVLNENNLKPEECLFIDDTSENTETASNLGINVWNNNPKTEDIIDLFTIKKDLF; from the coding sequence ATGATTAAAACCCTAATATTTGATTTTGGAGATGTCTTTATTAATTTAGATAAAGAAGGTGCAATGACCAACGCTTTAGAGCTGTTTGACGTTGATGAGTTATCCGAAGAAATCGTCGCTTTTAATAGTTTTTACGAACAAGGTCTGATAGACACTAACGAGTTTATAGATTTTTACATGGGTAATTTTCCAAAATTATCCAAACAACAAATCGTTGAAGCTTGGAACTACATTATTTGTGATTTTCCCGTCAAACGATTAGAGTTTATACAACAATTAGCAAAAGACAAAAAGTACAATCTAATATTACTAAGTAATACTAATGAGTTACATATTGATTGTATTAAAAATCAGGTATCGTTTTATGACGAATTTAAAAATGCGTTTGATAAATTTTACCTTTCACACGAAATACAATTGCGTAAACCAAACAAAGATATTTTTCAGTTTGTACTAAATGAAAACAACCTAAAACCAGAGGAATGCCTGTTTATAGATGATACTTCTGAAAACACAGAAACTGCTAGTAATTTAGGTATTAACGTATGGAATAACAATCCAAAAACAGAAGATATTATAGATTTATTTACCATTAAAAAAGACTTGTTTTAA
- the ribD gene encoding bifunctional diaminohydroxyphosphoribosylaminopyrimidine deaminase/5-amino-6-(5-phosphoribosylamino)uracil reductase RibD, translating into MNDQFYIKRALQIAKSGLGQTRPNPMVGCVIVLNNRIIGEGYTSKYGGNHAEVNAINSVKNQSLLKDATIYVTLEPCSHYGKTPPCSDLIIHHQIPNIVIGCIDDNPDVAGKGIKKLLEAGRNVKVGVLEAECKAHHKRFFTFHNKKRPYIILKWAESNDGFIAPKSKNEQKPVWITNTYSRQLVHKWRAEEQAILVGTNTVIQDNPTLDVRDWTGNNPLRVVLDKNKTLKADRHVFNSKAESLLIYNKDNTTQEALQNTTWSIHPPNNTMVGDLNSGVDFSQKESQAQQICDTLFKHNINSVIIEGGSKTLQLFIDAGLWDEARVFKGKTIFTEGVKAPRLQGELINQSSILDDLLYIYKNTN; encoded by the coding sequence TTGAATGATCAATTTTACATAAAACGCGCGTTGCAAATAGCCAAAAGTGGATTGGGACAAACACGTCCAAATCCAATGGTTGGTTGCGTTATTGTTTTAAACAATCGTATAATTGGCGAAGGATACACTAGTAAATATGGTGGCAATCATGCAGAAGTAAATGCTATAAATAGTGTAAAAAACCAGTCCCTTTTAAAAGATGCTACTATTTACGTAACACTAGAACCATGTAGTCATTATGGTAAAACACCACCTTGTAGCGACTTAATTATCCACCATCAAATACCAAATATAGTTATTGGATGTATTGATGATAATCCTGACGTTGCTGGTAAGGGTATCAAAAAATTATTAGAAGCTGGTCGAAATGTAAAAGTTGGCGTTTTGGAAGCCGAATGCAAAGCACACCACAAACGCTTTTTTACTTTTCATAATAAAAAACGACCTTATATTATATTAAAATGGGCAGAATCTAACGATGGATTTATCGCACCAAAATCTAAAAATGAACAAAAACCTGTTTGGATTACCAACACTTATTCTAGACAATTAGTCCATAAATGGAGAGCTGAAGAGCAAGCTATATTAGTAGGTACTAATACCGTCATACAAGACAATCCAACGCTAGATGTTAGGGATTGGACTGGCAATAATCCATTACGTGTCGTACTAGATAAAAATAAAACCTTAAAAGCAGACCGCCATGTTTTTAACTCTAAAGCGGAAAGCTTATTAATTTACAATAAAGACAACACAACTCAAGAGGCTTTACAAAACACAACCTGGTCTATCCATCCACCAAACAATACAATGGTTGGAGATTTAAATTCAGGAGTAGATTTTAGTCAAAAAGAATCTCAAGCACAACAAATTTGTGATACTTTATTTAAACACAACATAAACTCTGTAATTATTGAAGGTGGCTCTAAAACATTACAACTATTTATAGATGCTGGACTTTGGGACGAAGCTAGAGTTTTTAAGGGTAAAACAATTTTTACCGAAGGTGTAAAAGCACCTAGGTTGCAAGGAGAATTAATTAATCAGTCATCCATTTTAGACGACTTACTATATATTTACAAAAACACTAATTAA
- a CDS encoding IMPACT family protein — translation MEKDTYKTITKPSEEVLFKDKNSKFFGYAFPVKTEEDVKQHIEDLKKQHHQARHWCYAYQLGTETIAYRANDDGEPNNSAGMPIYGQIQSFDVTNILIVVVRYFGGVKLGVGGLINAYKTGAQMALEASKIVTRTINIKYLISFDYKNMNKVMRVIKEKNLKVINQKLELDCQITISVRKKEAQTIFEIFDTIYEVKIKNLAI, via the coding sequence ATGGAAAAAGACACTTATAAAACAATTACTAAACCATCTGAAGAAGTCTTATTTAAAGATAAAAACTCTAAGTTTTTTGGGTATGCATTTCCTGTAAAAACAGAAGAAGATGTTAAGCAACATATTGAAGACTTAAAAAAACAACACCATCAAGCAAGACACTGGTGTTACGCCTATCAACTAGGTACAGAAACCATTGCCTACAGAGCAAATGATGATGGCGAACCAAATAATAGTGCTGGCATGCCTATTTATGGGCAAATACAGTCTTTTGATGTCACTAATATACTGATTGTTGTTGTTAGATATTTTGGAGGTGTTAAACTTGGTGTTGGAGGCTTAATTAATGCCTACAAAACTGGAGCTCAAATGGCTTTGGAAGCTTCAAAAATTGTAACACGAACCATAAATATTAAATACCTTATTAGTTTTGACTACAAAAACATGAATAAGGTCATGCGTGTTATTAAAGAGAAAAACTTAAAAGTTATCAACCAAAAATTAGAACTGGACTGCCAAATCACGATCTCTGTTAGAAAAAAAGAGGCGCAAACTATTTTTGAAATTTTTGATACAATTTACGAGGTTAAAATCAAAAATTTAGCTATTTAA
- a CDS encoding acyl-CoA thioesterase, whose translation MDIMQDEIEIRVRYAETDQMGIVHHGNYAIYLEMARIEWLRKLGISYKKMEDEGLGLPVVSLSINFKKSAYYDDVITVKTTLKKAPTALVEFEYIILNDLQQILCTATVVLAFLDMKTRKPTRPPKYFLEALNS comes from the coding sequence ATGGACATAATGCAAGATGAAATTGAAATAAGAGTACGATATGCAGAAACAGATCAAATGGGAATTGTACACCATGGTAATTACGCAATATATCTAGAAATGGCTAGAATTGAGTGGTTGCGTAAACTAGGAATTTCTTACAAAAAAATGGAGGACGAAGGACTTGGTTTACCAGTTGTATCGTTGTCTATAAATTTCAAAAAATCAGCATATTATGACGACGTAATTACAGTAAAAACTACGTTAAAAAAAGCGCCAACTGCTCTGGTTGAGTTTGAATATATTATACTGAATGATTTGCAACAAATTTTATGTACAGCAACAGTAGTTTTAGCTTTTTTAGACATGAAAACTAGAAAACCTACTAGACCTCCTAAATATTTTTTAGAAGCTTTAAATAGCTAA
- a CDS encoding DMT family transporter, whose product MYLLLSICASTLIFVIFKVVGKRNINTLQTIVFNYFTAFTYGILSYDSPIIVSDIVKSKWFLGAIGLGFLFIAIFNVMALTAQRNGLSVASVASKMSVVIPIIFGLFFYNESLGWQKALGIILALIAVYLASYKTKTDQRFSIKTLWLPIVLFLGSGTIDTSIKYIETTYLADNGIPIFSASIFFIAGVIGIGLLSAKAIQKQFTFDPKSIVSGIILGVVNYYSIYMLLKALNAENFESSTIFTVNNVAIVMLTTLIGLLMFKERLLTKNWIGIGIAILSIILVTLS is encoded by the coding sequence ATGTATTTACTACTTAGTATTTGTGCGTCTACATTAATTTTTGTCATCTTTAAAGTTGTTGGAAAACGCAATATAAATACACTACAAACTATAGTTTTTAATTATTTTACTGCTTTTACCTATGGTATTTTAAGCTACGATTCTCCAATAATAGTTAGTGACATTGTAAAATCCAAATGGTTTTTAGGCGCAATAGGTTTAGGATTTTTATTTATAGCCATTTTTAATGTAATGGCGTTAACAGCTCAACGTAATGGATTATCTGTAGCTTCTGTTGCTAGTAAAATGAGCGTTGTTATTCCTATTATATTTGGTTTGTTTTTTTATAACGAAAGTTTGGGTTGGCAAAAAGCATTAGGTATTATATTGGCTTTAATAGCAGTTTACTTAGCATCCTATAAAACAAAAACTGATCAACGTTTTTCAATAAAAACACTATGGTTGCCTATTGTCCTATTTTTAGGATCAGGTACTATTGATACGTCTATTAAATATATCGAAACGACTTATTTAGCAGACAATGGAATCCCCATTTTTTCAGCTAGCATATTTTTTATAGCTGGAGTGATTGGGATTGGCTTGCTTTCCGCGAAAGCGATACAAAAACAATTTACTTTTGACCCTAAAAGCATCGTGTCTGGTATTATTTTGGGTGTGGTTAATTACTATTCAATTTACATGTTATTAAAGGCTTTAAATGCCGAAAATTTTGAAAGCTCGACCATTTTTACGGTTAATAACGTAGCCATAGTCATGCTAACCACCTTAATAGGCTTGTTGATGTTTAAAGAGCGTTTATTAACTAAAAACTGGATTGGTATTGGAATTGCCATACTGTCTATAATATTAGTGACACTATCATAA